A genomic segment from Clostridium pasteurianum BC1 encodes:
- a CDS encoding GtrA family protein: protein MESIYSKIKIKYFTEDNIEKISYLFFGALSTLVTIVSYWIFASKLKMNYMIATTISWILAVAFAFIRNKIFVFKSNNTDISSFLKEISSFLFFRIVTLFQELGTMFLLIQIRFLGGKGAERLPTYSTNSN from the coding sequence ATGGAAAGTATATACTCCAAAATAAAAATAAAATATTTTACAGAAGATAATATTGAAAAAATTTCCTATTTATTTTTTGGAGCCTTATCTACACTAGTTACTATTGTATCTTATTGGATTTTTGCTTCAAAGTTAAAAATGAATTATATGATTGCAACCACAATTTCATGGATACTTGCAGTTGCTTTTGCATTTATAAGAAATAAAATATTTGTTTTTAAAAGTAACAATACAGATATATCTAGTTTTTTAAAAGAAATAAGTTCATTTTTGTTTTTTAGGATTGTAACATTATTTCAAGAATTAGGAACAATGTTTTTATTAATTCAAATCCGGTTCTTAGGGGGGAAAGGAGCCGAAAGGCTCCCTACCTACTCGACCAACAGTAATTAA
- a CDS encoding DUF4158 domain-containing protein: MARGGEFLTSKERKEYMKLPNNVASFETEKFFMLSDEDIQVINKHRKTSNKLGFAVQLCIIRSTGWTLMDFENIPSEIILYISEQLKISTFEFQSYNKRQPTRYEHLEEILKLYGYKRFKTKDREYLVNYLIDKALKNNNLKYLIIEAINELKKCKVLLPSIVTIENIIIEVRKYVDNEIFDLISTSVSNEQKKSLDILINVQSTEKKLNYPGFVKYQESPHQKLSMQLRIELNIFAI; the protein is encoded by the coding sequence ATGGCACGTGGTGGAGAATTTTTAACTAGCAAAGAGCGAAAAGAATATATGAAACTTCCCAATAATGTAGCTTCATTTGAAACAGAAAAATTTTTTATGCTTTCAGATGAAGACATACAAGTTATAAATAAACATAGAAAAACTAGCAATAAATTAGGATTTGCAGTTCAGCTCTGTATAATTAGATCTACAGGGTGGACTTTGATGGATTTTGAAAATATACCTTCTGAAATAATATTATATATTTCAGAACAATTAAAAATCAGTACTTTTGAATTTCAATCATACAATAAGCGACAACCTACAAGATATGAACATTTAGAAGAAATATTAAAACTATATGGGTATAAGAGATTTAAAACTAAAGATAGAGAATATTTAGTTAATTATTTAATAGATAAAGCCTTAAAAAATAATAATCTAAAATATCTGATTATAGAAGCAATTAATGAACTTAAAAAATGTAAAGTTTTGCTGCCTTCTATAGTAACTATTGAAAATATTATAATTGAAGTTAGAAAGTATGTTGATAATGAAATTTTTGATTTAATATCTACATCAGTATCAAATGAACAAAAGAAAAGTCTTGATATTTTGATAAATGTTCAAAGTACAGAGAAAAAACTAAATTATCCTGGCTTCGTGAAATATCAGGAAAGTCCTCATCAAAAGCTTTCAATGCAGTTGCGGATAGAATTGAATATATTCGCAATTTAA
- the lexA gene encoding transcriptional repressor LexA: MSKDNNRDIQTEIYEFIKSEVINKGYPPSVREICAQVGLSSTSTVHGHLSRMEKKGLIKRDPTKPRAIELLRDTVVKKELIDIPVIGKVTAGKPILAVENIEDYFPLPLEYIKNNNDLFILRISGESMIEAGIYDKDFAIIEKVSSASNGDIVVALINDEATIKTFYKEKDHIRLQPENHTMEPIILPSCDIIGRLVGIYRRY, from the coding sequence ATGTCAAAAGATAATAATAGAGATATTCAGACTGAAATATATGAATTCATAAAGTCTGAAGTTATAAATAAAGGCTATCCTCCTTCTGTTAGAGAAATTTGTGCTCAGGTAGGTCTAAGTTCTACCTCTACCGTACATGGTCATCTTTCTAGAATGGAAAAAAAGGGCCTTATAAAAAGAGATCCTACAAAACCTAGAGCAATTGAACTGCTTAGAGACACAGTTGTAAAAAAAGAGCTTATAGATATTCCAGTAATAGGTAAGGTTACCGCCGGCAAACCAATTTTGGCAGTAGAAAATATTGAAGATTATTTTCCTCTTCCCCTAGAATATATCAAAAACAATAATGATTTATTCATACTGAGAATATCTGGTGAAAGCATGATAGAAGCTGGAATATATGATAAGGATTTTGCGATTATTGAAAAGGTAAGTTCCGCATCAAATGGAGATATAGTAGTAGCACTGATAAATGACGAAGCTACCATAAAAACATTCTACAAGGAAAAGGATCATATAAGACTTCAGCCTGAAAATCATACCATGGAACCGATAATTCTTCCCAGCTGTGATATTATAGGCAGGTTAGTAGGTATATATAGACGCTATTAA
- a CDS encoding tyrosine-type recombinase/integrase yields the protein MRLIEKKTSKQKVFPINQSMKKALLEYFEYADKPSDNKYIFKSRQGGNSHLSVKMAWRIFKDIQDNVKLSTHIGTHSMRKTFCFMAWKQGVPIETLMKILNHGSQSVTKRYIGITQEEINDVYLNINL from the coding sequence ATTAGGCTAATTGAAAAAAAGACAAGCAAACAAAAAGTTTTCCCTATAAATCAATCTATGAAAAAAGCTCTTTTGGAGTATTTTGAATATGCAGATAAGCCATCTGATAATAAATATATCTTTAAATCAAGACAAGGAGGCAATAGCCATTTAAGTGTAAAAATGGCTTGGAGGATATTTAAGGACATACAGGATAATGTAAAGCTGAGTACTCATATAGGGACCCATAGTATGAGAAAAACCTTTTGCTTTATGGCTTGGAAGCAGGGTGTACCAATTGAAACGCTTATGAAAATACTTAATCACGGATCACAATCTGTGACAAAACGATATATTGGAATAACTCAAGAAGAAATAAATGATGTTTATTTAAACATTAATTTATAA
- a CDS encoding Tn3 family transposase, translating to MLSIYLVNFCRKLIDQAIEIHDIQIKNIQSFGKKEQENLMKKNGKKANIGLINYVDLGKIIIKAKEEGKTAVDFKTIEDIMPWDEFVSSINEVSEITRPKEYNFLDLITEKYSTLRKYTPRLLKVLEFKASKKGEPVLKALETIRELNSKTKRKVPKGAPLDFVTNQWEKYVYDQKGNIDKKYYELAAFTELKNAVRSGDISIVGSKQHKPFEEYLMTDDEWEKYKAENTDFKVSLNAEEYLKARLELLNSKLKYVSDNIKKLKGVSMEDNKFVLERLEKAVPDEAKKLSTKLYSLIPRVNLSDIIIDICKFTAFDNKLIHASTNKEPKDNERACITASLMALGTNIGLKKMEQAVKGISYKQMSNVVNWRMSDDNMEKAMADITNYHHRQPYVVHWGDGSTSSSDGVRIKSTVEALNASYNPHYGLERGVTMYSAVSDQYSRFGVGIINTNSRDAIHIIDILLNHRTELEIEEHYTDTAGYTDHVFGLTHLLGFRFAPRLRDISDCKLYCIERKEDFKNIQSVIKGKINTKIIKENYDDILKLVYSIKEGNVSGSLIMGKLGSYARQNSLAKALTELGKIEKTIFILDYLSDEDFRRKIQIGLNKGEAMNALARAIFFGKYGMLHEKDIQGQLQRATALSIIINSITLWNTMYLPKAVEKLKEKEGVDESLLRHVSPLGWEHINFIGQYNFDDSSDYNLIDNMRPLREILQ from the coding sequence ATTCTTTCAATATATTTAGTTAATTTTTGCAGAAAACTTATAGATCAGGCTATTGAAATCCATGACATTCAGATAAAAAATATTCAGTCCTTCGGTAAAAAAGAGCAGGAAAATCTTATGAAGAAAAATGGAAAAAAAGCAAATATAGGTCTAATTAATTATGTAGATCTTGGTAAGATAATAATTAAAGCTAAAGAAGAAGGTAAAACAGCAGTTGATTTTAAGACAATTGAAGATATTATGCCCTGGGATGAATTTGTAAGCTCAATAAATGAAGTATCTGAAATTACTAGACCTAAAGAATATAATTTTCTGGACTTAATAACTGAAAAATATAGCACACTCAGAAAATATACCCCTAGATTACTGAAAGTTCTTGAGTTTAAAGCTTCAAAAAAAGGTGAACCTGTATTAAAAGCACTAGAAACTATAAGAGAGCTTAATTCTAAAACTAAAAGAAAGGTACCTAAAGGTGCTCCCTTAGATTTTGTAACTAATCAGTGGGAAAAATACGTATATGATCAGAAAGGTAATATAGATAAGAAATATTATGAATTAGCAGCATTTACTGAACTTAAAAATGCAGTTCGTTCTGGTGATATATCAATTGTTGGAAGCAAGCAACATAAACCATTTGAAGAATATTTGATGACAGATGATGAATGGGAAAAATATAAAGCTGAAAATACTGATTTTAAAGTATCTTTGAATGCTGAAGAATATTTAAAAGCTAGATTGGAGCTATTAAATAGTAAATTAAAATATGTGTCTGATAATATAAAAAAATTGAAAGGTGTATCTATGGAAGATAACAAATTTGTATTAGAAAGATTAGAAAAAGCAGTTCCTGATGAGGCAAAAAAATTATCTACTAAGCTTTACAGCTTAATACCTAGAGTAAATTTATCAGATATAATCATAGATATTTGTAAATTTACAGCTTTTGATAATAAGCTAATCCATGCTTCAACTAACAAGGAACCAAAAGATAATGAAAGAGCATGTATAACAGCTTCACTTATGGCTCTTGGGACCAATATAGGACTTAAGAAAATGGAACAAGCAGTAAAGGGAATAAGCTATAAACAGATGAGTAACGTAGTTAATTGGAGAATGAGTGATGATAATATGGAAAAGGCTATGGCAGATATCACAAATTATCATCATAGACAGCCTTATGTTGTACATTGGGGTGATGGCAGTACTTCATCTTCTGATGGTGTAAGAATTAAATCGACAGTTGAAGCTTTAAATGCAAGTTATAATCCTCATTACGGATTAGAAAGAGGAGTAACAATGTATTCAGCTGTAAGTGATCAATATTCAAGATTTGGAGTAGGTATTATAAATACAAATTCAAGAGATGCAATTCATATAATTGATATACTTCTTAATCATAGAACAGAACTTGAAATTGAAGAGCATTATACAGATACGGCTGGGTATACGGATCATGTATTTGGATTAACTCATTTATTAGGGTTCAGATTTGCTCCAAGACTTAGGGATATATCAGACTGTAAATTATATTGTATTGAAAGAAAAGAAGACTTTAAAAATATTCAGTCAGTTATAAAAGGTAAGATAAATACTAAAATTATAAAAGAAAATTATGATGATATATTGAAACTTGTATACTCAATAAAAGAAGGTAACGTTTCTGGATCATTGATAATGGGCAAATTGGGTTCCTATGCACGACAAAACAGCTTAGCTAAAGCATTAACTGAACTAGGCAAAATAGAAAAAACTATTTTTATCCTGGATTATTTATCAGACGAAGATTTCAGAAGAAAAATTCAGATAGGATTGAATAAAGGTGAAGCAATGAATGCACTGGCTAGAGCCATATTCTTTGGAAAATATGGAATGCTTCATGAAAAAGATATTCAAGGACAGTTACAGAGAGCTACTGCTTTAAGTATAATTATAAACTCCATAACTCTTTGGAATACTATGTACTTACCTAAAGCAGTTGAGAAACTTAAGGAAAAAGAAGGAGTTGACGAATCTCTTCTAAGACACGTTTCTCCACTTGGATGGGAACATATTAATTTTATTGGTCAGTATAACTTTGATGATAGTTCTGATTACAATTTAATAGATAATATGAGACCTTTGAGGGAGATATTGCAATAA
- a CDS encoding stage II sporulation protein P — protein MINKGITRTSYLISILGVSIIIFSLYTFFGFFNQAKIQNVLTGGRGNMLYVQLVNYVMPIVKVTSFDESDMAESTFSLKSGLLNYIGVNLTKPDEILKREISYFKVDNNSINYNNKSINVSNFQLKDGDITKNTGNSDSSNNANLNLPNQTYQVYNSKLKKNLDNSKPEILIYHSHTTESYGVYGKDNLDPTKNVCAVGDELAKTLSNDYGISVIHDTTIHNVLAYNSSYERSRETLNKYLSKYGDFKMIIDIHRDSDTNKNNVTTNIKGQNLGKFWFVMARNNPHFNNNMALVNSLLNTAKRDFPQLLINDGVFYYGHGIGAFNEDKSNNAFLLEMGAVSNTLEESKGTSKYVARMIAEYLNGKN, from the coding sequence ATGATTAATAAGGGAATAACTAGGACAAGTTATCTTATATCAATTCTAGGGGTTAGCATAATTATATTTTCCTTATATACATTTTTTGGTTTCTTTAATCAGGCAAAAATTCAGAATGTACTAACTGGTGGAAGAGGAAATATGTTATATGTACAGTTAGTTAATTATGTAATGCCAATAGTAAAAGTTACAAGTTTTGATGAGTCCGATATGGCAGAAAGCACCTTCTCTTTAAAAAGTGGACTTTTAAACTATATAGGGGTTAATTTAACTAAACCTGATGAAATTTTAAAAAGGGAAATATCCTATTTTAAAGTAGATAATAATTCTATAAACTATAATAATAAAAGTATAAATGTAAGCAATTTTCAGTTAAAGGATGGTGATATAACTAAAAATACGGGGAATAGTGATTCAAGTAATAATGCTAATTTAAATCTTCCTAATCAAACTTATCAAGTTTACAATTCAAAGTTAAAGAAAAACCTTGATAATTCAAAGCCTGAAATACTTATATACCATTCGCATACAACTGAAAGCTACGGGGTTTATGGAAAAGATAATCTTGATCCTACAAAAAATGTATGTGCAGTTGGAGATGAACTTGCTAAAACTCTTTCAAATGATTACGGTATTTCAGTAATACATGATACAACTATTCATAATGTTTTAGCTTACAACAGTAGCTATGAGAGATCAAGAGAAACTTTGAATAAATACTTAAGTAAATATGGTGATTTTAAAATGATAATTGATATACATAGAGATTCAGATACAAATAAAAATAATGTTACTACAAATATAAAGGGGCAAAATTTAGGTAAATTTTGGTTTGTTATGGCAAGAAATAATCCTCATTTTAACAATAATATGGCTCTTGTAAATTCATTATTAAATACAGCTAAAAGAGATTTTCCACAGTTACTTATTAATGATGGAGTATTCTATTATGGTCATGGAATAGGTGCATTTAATGAAGATAAGAGTAATAATGCATTTTTACTGGAAATGGGTGCCGTTTCTAATACACTTGAGGAATCAAAGGGAACCTCAAAATATGTAGCAAGAATGATTGCAGAATATTTAAATGGTAAAAACTAA
- a CDS encoding GDSL-type esterase/lipase family protein, which yields MKIVCIGDSLTYGYGVHSEECWVELLHKSLNIEIINKGVNGDTTTGILSRSYKDILELNPSHVILMAGTNDILLNYSIDNIIDNIKFLLKEIKNNNISPILALQPPVIAGLARTHWDEYINYTKADEHLFQYIQETKTFSFENNINIIDFYSTFIKINDITNLYSDGIHPNSKGHKLMFETIIKSNVIK from the coding sequence ATGAAAATAGTTTGCATCGGAGACAGCTTAACCTACGGATATGGAGTACATTCAGAAGAATGTTGGGTTGAATTGCTTCACAAAAGTTTAAATATAGAAATTATAAATAAAGGTGTAAATGGAGATACTACTACTGGTATATTATCAAGATCCTATAAGGATATATTAGAACTAAATCCTTCTCATGTCATATTAATGGCAGGGACTAACGATATATTATTAAATTATTCTATAGATAATATTATAGATAACATAAAGTTTCTATTGAAAGAAATCAAAAATAATAACATATCCCCAATTTTAGCATTACAACCCCCTGTTATTGCTGGACTTGCTAGAACTCATTGGGATGAATACATAAATTATACTAAGGCAGACGAACATTTGTTCCAGTATATTCAAGAAACAAAAACTTTTTCATTTGAAAACAATATTAACATTATAGATTTCTATAGTACTTTTATAAAAATCAATGATATAACAAATCTATACAGCGATGGAATTCACCCTAATAGCAAAGGTCATAAATTAATGTTCGAAACCATTATTAAATCAAATGTTATCAAATAG
- the uppS gene encoding polyprenyl diphosphate synthase, with amino-acid sequence MGSAIESLLSNDSLKIPKHIAIICDGNGRWAKSKGFPRSFGHKAGTKPIKDITKACSELGVKVLTLYVFSTENWNRSDKEVNFLMKLFIEFFIKLRNEAGKNIKVKHIGITDNLSSELINEIRKTEKSTENNSGMILNIALNYGSRLEIIAAAKKIIHDIDIGIFNIDKVNENLFNEYIFTSGLPDVDLIIRTSGEMRISNFLLWQSAKAELWVTNDFWPDFRYDHLKEAIKYYNKI; translated from the coding sequence ATGGGTAGTGCAATTGAAAGCTTATTAAGTAATGATAGCCTTAAAATTCCAAAGCACATTGCTATAATTTGTGATGGAAATGGTAGATGGGCTAAAAGTAAGGGGTTTCCTCGAAGCTTTGGCCATAAAGCAGGCACAAAACCAATTAAAGATATTACCAAAGCCTGTTCTGAACTAGGAGTTAAAGTACTTACATTATATGTTTTTTCAACGGAAAATTGGAATCGTTCTGATAAAGAAGTAAACTTTTTAATGAAGCTTTTTATAGAATTTTTTATAAAATTACGCAATGAAGCTGGGAAAAATATTAAAGTAAAACATATTGGTATTACGGATAATCTTTCCTCTGAATTGATAAATGAAATTAGAAAAACAGAAAAATCAACAGAAAATAATTCTGGTATGATACTAAATATTGCACTTAATTATGGAAGTCGTTTAGAAATAATAGCTGCTGCAAAAAAAATAATACATGATATAGATATAGGAATTTTCAATATTGATAAAGTAAACGAAAATTTATTTAACGAGTACATTTTTACTTCAGGATTACCTGATGTAGACTTAATTATTAGAACAAGTGGTGAAATGAGAATAAGTAATTTCTTGTTGTGGCAATCTGCAAAAGCAGAGCTTTGGGTTACTAACGACTTTTGGCCAGATTTTAGATATGACCACTTAAAGGAAGCAATTAAATATTATAATAAAATATAA
- a CDS encoding MerR family transcriptional regulator has product MFKIGDFSKLTMISVRMLRYYDEMGLFKPAEIDAFTGYRYYSAKQITKINLIVALRDMGFNVSDIAIAINEQSDEKLKDILKQKEAEVKNNIKAEEEKLRKINAKIKNLKKEKVNMNYNVILKSVPSYKVISLRDTIPTYDVEGILWQRLGEYIQDKKISCSNIAYATYHDEDYKEGPVDVEVSVVVEKLLNDADGFTFKETVPIDQVVSILVPGEFSNIAPAYNYLGQWIEENGYGICGSARQLPIKGPCNEANPNDYLTEIQVPVKKL; this is encoded by the coding sequence ATGTTTAAGATTGGAGATTTTTCTAAACTAACAATGATATCTGTACGTATGCTGCGATATTATGATGAGATGGGACTTTTTAAGCCTGCTGAAATAGATGCATTCACTGGATATAGATATTATTCAGCTAAGCAAATTACTAAGATTAATCTCATTGTTGCCCTTCGTGATATGGGTTTTAATGTGTCTGATATAGCAATTGCTATAAATGAGCAATCTGATGAGAAATTGAAAGACATTTTAAAACAAAAAGAAGCAGAAGTGAAAAATAATATTAAAGCTGAAGAAGAAAAACTAAGAAAAATCAATGCTAAAATTAAGAATTTGAAAAAGGAGAAAGTCAATATGAATTATAATGTTATACTAAAATCAGTACCGTCATATAAAGTTATCTCATTAAGAGATACCATACCAACATATGATGTAGAAGGAATCCTTTGGCAAAGGTTAGGTGAATATATTCAAGATAAAAAGATTTCTTGTAGTAATATTGCTTATGCCACCTATCACGATGAAGATTATAAAGAAGGTCCAGTTGACGTCGAAGTTTCAGTTGTTGTTGAAAAATTATTAAATGATGCTGATGGTTTTACTTTCAAAGAAACTGTACCAATAGACCAAGTTGTAAGCATCTTAGTTCCAGGTGAATTTTCAAATATTGCTCCTGCATATAATTATCTTGGACAATGGATTGAAGAAAATGGATATGGTATATGTGGTAGTGCCCGTCAATTACCTATAAAAGGACCTTGTAATGAAGCAAACCCTAATGATTACTTAACTGAAATACAAGTCCCAGTAAAAAAATTATAA